One Panicum virgatum strain AP13 unplaced genomic scaffold, P.virgatum_v5 scaffold_3019, whole genome shotgun sequence DNA window includes the following coding sequences:
- the LOC120694091 gene encoding disease resistance protein PIK6-NP-like: MALVLGAMGNLAPKLLQLLQSEYELPKDVRRKVEFVTVELDAIQAALRKVATVPLDQLDEQVKVWARHVKDASYDMEDLLDTLLLRVEGGMSVNLSRLKQVTEKMGGLFRKSMVRRDIIVTLDDIKKQLQHLVDTRDRYRITDTVAYRAPATTVDPRLSAFHTNASQLVGINKPRDELIEMLFRWEDDSYEMKIISIVGFGGLGKTTLAKAVYDRVYHKFECGAFVQVGRNPDLKKVLRDVLIDVMKTIDDHDKLFILDVRQLINLLHRFLEGKRYILPT, encoded by the coding sequence ATGGCTTTGGTCTTGGGAGCGATGGGCAACCTCGCCCCCAAGCTGCTCCAGCTGCTCCAATCTGAATACGAGCTGCCGAAGGACGTGAGGAGGAAAGTGGAGTTCGTCACTGTGGAGCTTGATGCAATCCAGGCAGCCCTCCGCAAAGTGGCGACAGTGCCATTGGATCAACTCGATGAGCAGGTCAAGGTATGGGCTCGCCATGTTAAGGATGCATCTTATGACATGGAGGATTTGCTCGACACCTTGCTCCTGCGTGTCGAGGGTGGCATGTCTGTAAACCTTAGTAGGCTCAAACAGGTAACGGAGAAGATGGGGGGCCTGTTTCGCAAGTCCATGGTTCGTCGCGACATCATTGTGACCTTGGATGACATCAAGAAGCAGCTTCAGCATCTAGTTGACACGCGTGACAGGTACAGAATTACTGATACTGTGGCCTATCGTGCACCTGCAACAACTGTTGATCCTCGCCTTTCAGCTTTTCACACAAATGCATCTCAGCTCGTTGGCATCAATAAGCCAAGGGATGAACTCATTGAGATGCTGTTCAGATGGGAGGATGACAGCTATGAGATGAAAATTATCTCTATTGTCGGGTTTGGAGGATTGGGCAAGACCACTCTTGCCAAAGCAGTATATGACAGGGTTTATCATAAGTTTGAATGTGGTGCTTTTGTTCAAGTGGGTCGTAATCCCGACCTAAAGAAAGTCCTTAGGGATGTTCTCATTGATGTTATGAAAACTATCGATGATCATGATAAGCTGTTCATATTGGATGTGCGGCAGCTCATTAACCTACTCCACAGATTCCTTGAAGGAAAAAGGTACATATTACCCACCTAA